A DNA window from Actinomycetota bacterium contains the following coding sequences:
- a CDS encoding class F sortase, with amino-acid sequence MQILRNRAGIIWLVLLGVSLAAAVAIPLTLWARSSAEPGSVGARQLSAMPSPAASSQFVPVPIGIVIPSLGVDTRVLPVALDSARALDIPADIRLAGWYELGVAPGADRGSAVIVGHRDGQDQGHGVFYELGALNPGDHVSVLNSAQQSLDYTVIAREFIPKKRLPLAELFAIDGSPRLTLVSCGGAYDSANGGYQDNVVVTAVPTSNPEL; translated from the coding sequence ATGCAGATTCTGCGTAATCGCGCAGGAATCATCTGGCTTGTTCTGCTGGGGGTGAGTCTTGCGGCAGCGGTGGCGATCCCACTGACACTGTGGGCTCGATCCTCAGCAGAGCCGGGATCGGTCGGTGCTCGTCAATTGAGTGCCATGCCAAGCCCGGCAGCTTCTTCCCAATTCGTACCGGTTCCGATTGGGATTGTCATCCCCAGCCTGGGCGTCGATACGCGTGTGCTGCCTGTTGCCTTGGATTCAGCACGTGCCTTGGATATTCCGGCTGATATTCGCCTTGCGGGCTGGTACGAATTGGGCGTTGCTCCTGGGGCTGACCGAGGATCGGCCGTCATTGTGGGACATCGCGATGGGCAGGACCAGGGGCACGGTGTGTTCTACGAGCTGGGAGCCTTGAATCCCGGCGACCATGTCAGCGTCTTGAATTCGGCACAACAGTCCTTGGACTACACAGTCATTGCGCGCGAATTCATCCCGAAGAAGAGACTGCCACTGGCTGAGCTCTTCGCCATTGACGGAAGTCCGCGATTGACGCTGGTGAGTTGCGGTGGCGCTTACGACAGCGCCAATGGCGGATACCAGGACAACGTGGTCGTCACAGCGGTACCTACGTCAAATCCGGAACTGTGA
- a CDS encoding matrixin family metalloprotease, with amino-acid sequence MRSTLARVCVGVLAMLIPGFALFPSTAQPAPVDSRLTADYASIFTDPGLVNSGWARCATPIRWSVDTGALNAAQAAKQIGSLNWAFDIWSKASGLTFAYSGKTTLNFSEKDFNLTPVSGGTQAEREILIDFIPPGVSPLLAGNVVGQGSPTALFGTREIISGIALFRSDHVVRASTSQTRSEYLHEIGHVLGLAHARNRANIMYPILGNQIKLGPGDVQGIRALTKPCPPATGVPPVGEDVPTLPVPVPTLPVPVATSLPAAPQP; translated from the coding sequence ATGCGATCGACTCTTGCGCGAGTCTGCGTTGGAGTCTTGGCGATGCTCATACCAGGATTCGCCCTGTTCCCATCGACGGCCCAACCTGCTCCAGTCGATAGCCGTCTCACCGCTGACTACGCATCGATCTTCACCGATCCCGGACTCGTCAATAGTGGCTGGGCCCGATGTGCCACTCCAATCAGGTGGAGCGTGGACACTGGCGCGCTGAACGCTGCTCAGGCCGCGAAACAGATTGGTAGTTTGAACTGGGCGTTTGATATTTGGTCAAAGGCATCTGGGCTCACCTTCGCCTACTCGGGGAAGACCACGCTGAACTTCAGCGAGAAAGACTTCAACCTCACGCCAGTCTCGGGCGGTACGCAGGCCGAAAGAGAGATACTCATTGACTTCATCCCTCCGGGCGTATCCCCATTGTTGGCTGGAAACGTCGTAGGCCAAGGCTCGCCAACTGCACTCTTTGGTACCCGCGAGATCATCAGCGGGATCGCGCTGTTCAGATCAGACCACGTCGTCAGGGCATCAACGTCACAGACGCGTAGCGAGTACCTGCACGAAATTGGGCATGTGCTGGGGCTGGCGCATGCCCGCAATCGCGCGAACATCATGTATCCCATTCTCGGCAACCAGATCAAGCTCGGGCCAGGGGATGTGCAGGGAATTCGAGCGCTGACAAAGCCTTGTCCACCGGCTACAGGAGTCCCGCCGGTCGGTGAGGATGTTCCAACTCTGCCGGTTCCTGTACCGACATTGCCGGTTCCTGTGGCGACGTCCCTGCCGGCGGCACCTCAGCCATAA